A stretch of the Papaver somniferum cultivar HN1 chromosome 6, ASM357369v1, whole genome shotgun sequence genome encodes the following:
- the LOC113290334 gene encoding uncharacterized protein LOC113290334 encodes MTHPSNQVCKLRKPLYGLKQAPRAWFEKFSNAVLQFGFTQSAYDSSMFTRSTAQGMVILLLYVDDMVITGDDMKGITALKTHLCSCFEMKDLGSLCYFLGLEVDPSSDECFISQVKYASDIIQRAGFMDNKTTATPLELNSKLSPFDGKLLPNPTLYRQLVGSLNYLTITRPDISHAVHIVSQFMEAPRLTHYTAVLRILRYIKGTLYQGVKFSSTSELCLRAYSDSDWAGDITDRRSTTGYCLFLGNSLISWRSKNKM; translated from the coding sequence ATGACTCATCCTTCTAATCAAGTGTGTAAGCTACGTAAACCACtgtatggactcaaacaagcgcctcgtgcttggtttgagaaATTTTCCAATGCCGTTCTACAGTTTGGATTCACTCAAAGTGCATACGATTCATCCATGTTTACTCGTTCCACTGCACAGGGTATGGTCATTCTTctcttatatgtagatgatatggttATTACAGGTGATGACATGAAAGGTATTACTGCTCTTAAGACTCATCTTTGCTCCTGCTTTGAAATGAAGGATCTGGGTTCTTTATGCTACTTTCTTGGCTTAGAGGTTGATCCGTCATCTGATGAGTGTTTTATTTCTCAAGTGAAATATGCCTCAGATATTATTCAGCGTGCTGGCTTCATGGATAATAAAACAACAGCTACACCTCTTGAATTGAATAGTAAGCTTAGTCCTTTTGATGGGAAACTCCTTCCTAATCCTACCTTGTATAGACAGCTTGTGGGAAGCCTTAATTACTTAACCATTACACGACCAGACATCAGTCATGCAGTGCATATCGTTAGCCAGTTCATGGAAGCTCCACGATTAACTCATTATACAGCTGTTCTCAGGATCCTACGCTATATAAAAGGTACATTGTATCAAGGTGTTAAATTCTCATCCACCTCTGAACTCTGTCTTCGTGCATATtcagattcagattgggcaggagACATCACGGATCgacgttcaactacagggtattGTTTATTTCTGGGTAATTCTTTGATATCTTGGCGCAGTAAGAACAAAATGTAG
- the LOC113285345 gene encoding magnesium transporter MRS2-I-like, which translates to MVDVLFIKVYLGMVSSLPTLLINCSLRSFSILHPIWAYLEEMRREGLIVVPIDALITAAASRGWICLDCTGEATVLDVDKSANHLHQKLQIHARDLRILDPLLSYPCAILGREKAILVNLEHIKAIITAEEVFLRDLTNDDDDDDNVTPVVDELKSHLPPAGKQGESTTFEFRALEVALKAICKFLDARTTELESASYPELDELKSKISCHTLDGVCKLEIEMTRLTGCVQKVRDVLKQLLDNGDKMAELYLSRKLASSPSISERAAETFCGDENDVKELKMLLEAYFMEAERTLNRLTTLREDIDVTVKYKFKNHRNQSIQLEHILNSGTFCQTILTQVTGIFGMNIPFTWNHAQYGFMFKWVVIIPVVVSVSVFGLILEYARRKGLVGL; encoded by the coding sequence ATGGTAGACGTCCTTTTCATTAAGGTATATTTGGGAATGGTTAGCTCCCTTCCTACTCTCTTGATTAATTGTTCATTAAGAAGTTTTTCAATTCTTCATCCCATCTGGGCATATTTGGAAGAAATGCGTCGAGAAGGGCTTATAGTAGTTCCAATAGATGCACTAATCACTGCAGCAGCATCAAGAGGTTGGATTTGCTTAGATTGTACCGGCGAAGCTACTGTTTTAGATGTTGATAAATCCGCAAATCACTTGCATCAAAAACTCCAGATTCATGCAAGAGATTTGCGGATTCTTGATCCTTTATTATCTTATCCTTGTGCCATTCTAGGGAGAGAAAAAGCTATTCTTGTTAATTTAGAGCATATTAAAGCTATAATCACTGCCGAAGAGGTATTTCTGCGAGATCTAacgaatgatgatgatgatgatgataatgttactCCCGTAGTTGATGAACTTAAATCGCATTTGCCTCCTGCGGGAAAACAAGGTGAGTCAACTACCTTTGAGTTCCGGGCCTTAGAAGTGGCTCTGAAAGCTATTTGTAAATTTCTTGATGCCCGTACAACAGAATTGGAGTCTGCTTCCTATCCAGAACTAGATGAACTGAAATCCAAGATTAGTTGTCACACCTTAGATGGTGTTTGTAAACTGGAGATTGAAATGACGAGATTGACAGGATGCGTGCAAAAGGTTAGAGATGTGCTTAAACAACTTTTGGACAATGGCGACAAAATGGCTGAACTGTACTTATCGAGGAAATTGGCTTCATCACCATCAATCAGTGAAAGAGCAGCAGAAACATTTTGCGGAGATGAGAACGATGTTAAAGAGCTTAAAATGTTGCTTGAGGCATACTTCATGGAAGCTGAACGCACCTTGAACAGATTGACCACATTACGTGAAGATATTGATGTCACCGTGAAGTACAAGTTTAAAAATCATAGAAATCAGTCGATTCAGTTGGAGCACATCCTAAATTCTGGTACTTTTTGCCAAACGATACTTACCCAGGTGACTGGGATATTTGGCATGAATATCCCATTTACATGGAATCATGCACAGTATGGTTTCATGTTTAAATGGGTGGTCATTATCCCGGTAGTGGTATCTGTATCTGTTTTCGGACTGATCCTTGAATATGCTCGCCGCAAGGGTCTTGTTGGGTTATAG